taatttaaaaaaacatttttttttcctcagtttaggccaatacgtattcttctatgtatttttggtaaaaaaaaaatcgcaataagcgtttattgattggtttgcgcataagttatagcgtttacaaaataggggatagttttatggcatttttattaataatttttttttactagtaatggcggcgatcagtgatttttttttttttttttttttttttttttattgtgactgcgacattatggcggacacatcggacattttttacacatatttgggaccattgtcatttatacagcaattagtgctataaaaatgcactgattcctgtgtaaataacactgacagtgaaggggttaaccactagggggcagggaggggttaagtcagtactagggatgtgttccaactgtaggggggatgggctagctgtgagacgtcactgatctctgccaccgatgacagggagcagagatcagtgacactgtcactaggcagaacggggagatgcttgtttacatcagcatctccccatttgtcctctccgtgaggcgatcgcgggtaaccccgcggcgatcgagtccacaggacccgcgtcccgactcacggagctcccggccagcgcgcacgcaatggcacggtggggaattcaatgggacttacaggtacgcccatttgcccagccatgccattctgccgacgtacatcggcgtgcgccggtcgggaagtggttaaaggttgtgACTCGCTAAATTATGACATGCTGAATATAAAGCGTGCGCAAACATaagtacaggttttttttttctccccatctcTTTGAAAATTCGAGAAATTAAGATTTAACAGTATTTTTttcttaagtgtttttttttttttttctgaaatattaCATCATAGTAAAATGgcatatttgtgatttttttttttttttttttttttttgtgatttgggTTTCCTGTTCTTTCCATATTACTTTCATAACTACATATACAGTTTCTATAGTCATTAAACAGGCTTTTAGAAACGTATAAAATGAATGTACATAAAAAAGCTTTTAATGAGCTTTAAACATTGATGTAGCTATATAACTCATTTCTACAGTTATGTATCATGCTGTGTTAGCTGAACCTGTAGAAGGCTCCACTTGTACCAAAAGCCCTATAATTTTACACATGTCATGCAAGTGACATATGGGTAATGTATTTTGCTTTTCAtccatagaacaaaagaaaggaggTCATGGTGCCATATGTGTGGAGAGTACAAGCAATCATAGCCGGCATCAACAGCAGCAGAGAGTCATTCTACCAGTTCATTATCCAGGGCGCGTGCAGAGGACTGGACCCATTTCTGCATACCCAACTCGCACCAGCATGGGCCCACATGGCAATCCCATCACGGTACTTACTGTGGAACGCCCAATGGAGCCTGAACTATGCCCTGCCCGGACACCTACTTTTCTGGCAGGATACAGACCTGTATCACTGGATCAGTCATCTACAGGACATCATTGTGACCTGGAGCACCCTCCTTTTCCAGACCCACAGGCTAGCCATGGTTTCCGCCGTTCTAAATATAGTGGGAGAGGTTTTAATACTGCCACTTGTTATTCTCAATATGAGACCATGTATCAGCACTACTACTTCCAGGGTTTGAGCTACCCACACCACCAGGAAACCACAGGGGGTAGCCAGACCTCTAGAGGAGTAGAAAAGGGCATAAACCATCCCTTTCAGACCGGTACTAACTTGTTATACCAGCCTGCACCTGCCATGATCCACATGGCACCACATTCGGCTGGTGGGAGCTGCTACCTACACAGCCAGCATCAACATCGTTCTGTATGCAGTGGATATTTGGCTGATGTACCATGCAGTGATAGTAGCTCCAATTCCAGTGCAAGCTCTGCGCAGGGGCATGCATCATCTAGTGACTCCATGCTAGACTGCACGGAGGCTAGCAACCAGGGAGTGTATGGTAGCTGCTCCACCTTTCGAAGCTCTCTTAGTAGTGACTTTGACCCTTATGTATACAGGAGTCGCAGCCCTGCAAGGACTGGAGGAGGGGAGGCTGCAGGTTTTGGGGGGGAAGCTGGAACAGGACCTGGAAGAGGTAGAGTGGACTGCAAACCTCCTCAAACCTTTCCAAATTCTTCCTCCCGGGATCGCCTGTCCAGCTGCAGCTTGGAGATGAATTACAGCAGCAATTCTTCACTGGAAAGGCGAGGGGCAGCCTTGATTTCTGGGGTAGTCCCAGATACTTCTTGCTTCATCTCACAAGGAGGTGGAAGAGACTGGCGGGGGCCTGACAAGGGCTGCCCTTGTTGCTATCAGAGGCCGGCTGGGGATCCCAGTCCAGAATGCACAAACATGTACATGGGTCCAGAACCTCAGCAAGCAGCTGCCACACCCTCCAGTGGAGGCTTGTACAGTGTTACCTCCAGCCTTTTACATCGGACAGATCCAGGGACAGTACTAGGTCACTCTGCCCAGCCCTGCTGCCTCTATGAGGAGAATCATGGAAGCTGCTACACTGAGGACTATGCAGTCAGCATTCAGTACGCCCTGGCAGAGGCTGCAGCggcagctgctgctgctgcagtagctgGATGTGAACCTGGTCAACCTATCCCCATCATTCCCGAGGACCCAGGCTGTGAGGGTGGCCTGGACTGTGTGGGACATGTCTCCTGGGAGATGGAGGGTGATGATGAAAATGAAGAGGAGGTACTGTACTGCCAAGAAGGACCTTGCTGTGCGTTGGTAGAGGAGACTCGTGCTCTCTGTCGAAGCACAGGAACAGAGGGAGCTGGAAATCTCACAGGTGATTAGAGTTTCATGAATTAATATTGTCTTCTTTTACCTATGTATTAAACTGAAAAAGAGACTTTTTTTAGTATCTATAATAAAATGAAACTTCTAAAAAGTCTACTTTTCAGACACCAAAATGTCCATCATCAGTTCTACCTTAGCATAGTCATGTCCGTTTAATGATGTGTGCTGTTTTTACAGAATTAATTAAACTGTAGATAGTTTATTAGTTTTCAGGTATACATGCATCACTCCTATACACCTCCACTGTGTGCTTTGTGTgtac
This window of the Aquarana catesbeiana isolate 2022-GZ linkage group LG01, ASM4218655v1, whole genome shotgun sequence genome carries:
- the ZNRF3 gene encoding E3 ubiquitin-protein ligase ZNRF3, with the protein product MNEPRIPGSLALGWLGLLLALAPGGSLAKETAFVEVVLFESSPNGDYKTHTTELQGRFSRAGATISAEGEIVQMHPLGLCNNNDEEDLYEYGWVGVVKLEQPEMDPKPCLTVLGKAKRAVQRGATAVIFDVSDNPDAVEQLNQGLEDPLKRPVVYMKGMDAIKLMNIVNKQKGARARIQHRPPRQPTEYFDMGIFLAFFVVVSLVCLILLIKIKLKQRRSQNSMNRMAVQALEKMETRKFKAKGKVPREGSCGGLDTLSSSSTSDCAICLEKYIDGEELRVIPCAHRFHKRCVDPWLLQNHTCPHCRHNIIEQKKGGHGAICVESTSNHSRHQQQQRVILPVHYPGRVQRTGPISAYPTRTSMGPHGNPITVLTVERPMEPELCPARTPTFLAGYRPVSLDQSSTGHHCDLEHPPFPDPQASHGFRRSKYSGRGFNTATCYSQYETMYQHYYFQGLSYPHHQETTGGSQTSRGVEKGINHPFQTGTNLLYQPAPAMIHMAPHSAGGSCYLHSQHQHRSVCSGYLADVPCSDSSSNSSASSAQGHASSSDSMLDCTEASNQGVYGSCSTFRSSLSSDFDPYVYRSRSPARTGGGEAAGFGGEAGTGPGRGRVDCKPPQTFPNSSSRDRLSSCSLEMNYSSNSSLERRGAALISGVVPDTSCFISQGGGRDWRGPDKGCPCCYQRPAGDPSPECTNMYMGPEPQQAAATPSSGGLYSVTSSLLHRTDPGTVLGHSAQPCCLYEENHGSCYTEDYAVSIQYALAEAAAAAAAAAVAGCEPGQPIPIIPEDPGCEGGLDCVGHVSWEMEGDDENEEEVLYCQEGPCCALVEETRALCRSTGTEGAGNLTGQDCHPKEKD